The following coding sequences are from one Paenibacillus tundrae window:
- a CDS encoding AAA family ATPase has product MYLDKFILPIDEESSLIEQRMAYNGGRFGYVDETYPCGIFSKNRFSELSFSKITILYGGNGSGKSTLLNLIANKLELNRIAPFNSSELFSSYVEHCKFELGLDDEGFKHRIPNGSRIITSDDIFDYMLTVRTNNDEIVDSTEDIRSEWGNLKFGNTVKMNSMDDYEALRLQVLSRKKSISRREFIRRVAGTEIKLNSNGETALSYFNSKFKNDTLYCLDEPENSLSPKMQLELVKMIEEMAHYCGCQFIIATHSPFLLAMDFTKIYDLEANPVDIKQWWELENPKVYFDFFNKHKGLFLHNK; this is encoded by the coding sequence ATGTATTTAGATAAATTCATATTGCCTATAGATGAAGAATCCTCATTGATAGAACAAAGAATGGCATACAATGGCGGTAGGTTTGGATATGTCGACGAAACTTACCCATGTGGCATTTTCTCAAAAAATCGGTTTTCCGAATTGAGCTTTTCAAAAATCACAATTTTATATGGAGGAAACGGCTCGGGGAAAAGCACACTTCTAAATCTCATAGCGAATAAATTGGAACTAAATCGTATTGCTCCATTCAATTCAAGTGAATTGTTCAGTTCATATGTTGAACATTGTAAATTTGAACTTGGACTTGACGACGAGGGATTTAAACATCGAATTCCAAATGGAAGCAGGATAATCACAAGTGACGATATTTTTGATTATATGCTTACAGTCCGCACAAACAACGATGAAATCGTGGATAGCACAGAAGATATAAGATCGGAATGGGGAAATCTGAAGTTCGGCAATACAGTGAAAATGAATAGTATGGATGATTATGAAGCATTGAGGTTACAGGTGCTCTCAAGAAAAAAATCAATTTCACGCAGGGAGTTTATTCGCAGAGTCGCCGGCACCGAAATTAAACTGAACAGCAATGGGGAGACCGCCCTGAGTTATTTTAATTCCAAGTTTAAAAATGACACATTATATTGTTTGGATGAACCGGAGAACAGTCTATCTCCTAAAATGCAGCTTGAACTTGTCAAAATGATAGAGGAAATGGCTCACTATTGCGGATGTCAATTTATCATTGCAACGCACTCACCTTTTTTACTGGCGATGGACTTTACAAAAATATATGATTTAGAAGCTAATCCAGTCGACATAAAGCAATGGTGGGAATTAGAAAACCCCAAAGTGTACTTTGATTTTTTCAATAAGCATAAAGGGCTGTTTCTACACAATAAGTAG
- a CDS encoding glutathione peroxidase, which produces MSFYDMKIHTIDGTPADLTKFRGKVLLVVNTASKCSYSRQFTTLQQLYEKYHHDGLEILAFPCNQFNEKEPGDNSEVKAYCENLFKLTFPLFEKIEVRGQNAHPIFQFLTTQAPFQGFDTETASGEWMKNFLNEKFPDIYMGDGIKWNFTKFLIDRDGHVHGRYETTTEPLEIEPIIKSLLTK; this is translated from the coding sequence ATGTCTTTTTATGATATGAAGATCCATACCATAGATGGAACGCCAGCTGATTTAACAAAATTCCGTGGGAAAGTTTTACTTGTTGTTAATACAGCAAGTAAATGTAGCTATTCTCGCCAATTTACGACTCTTCAGCAGTTGTATGAAAAGTACCATCATGATGGTTTGGAAATTCTCGCATTTCCGTGTAATCAGTTTAATGAGAAGGAACCCGGGGATAATTCGGAAGTGAAAGCTTATTGTGAGAATCTGTTCAAGTTAACGTTTCCGTTATTCGAAAAGATTGAAGTTAGGGGCCAAAACGCCCATCCCATTTTCCAGTTTTTAACAACTCAAGCGCCATTTCAAGGTTTCGATACTGAAACCGCCAGCGGGGAATGGATGAAGAATTTTCTAAACGAGAAGTTCCCTGATATATATATGGGTGACGGGATTAAGTGGAACTTCACTAAGTTTCTGATCGATCGTGACGGTCATGTGCACGGGAGATATGAGACCACAACTGAACCACTTGAAATAGAGCCAATAATTAAATCGTTGCTAACAAAGTAG